The sequence below is a genomic window from Meles meles chromosome 3, mMelMel3.1 paternal haplotype, whole genome shotgun sequence.
TTCTGCCCTGAGGTAGAATGGACCCAGTCACCTGAGAGCGTATAGGACGGTGCCATTGGAGAAGAGGCGAATGAGCCTGTTCCCCACAGTGACCTCGTGGAGGAAGGACTTCTTGGATTCCACAATGTAGGTGTCTGGCACCCAGAGGAACTCCACCAGGCGTGCATCCAGAGTGAAGCTCTTGTTGCCTTCAAAAATGAGCCTCTGGTCTGTCCAGCGCTGCCTGAGGTATATGGTGGCCGTGTAGTCCTGAGGGGAAAGCCAAGTGGTAGAAAtggatgttgggggtgggggggagaaagactttgaaaatggaaggaaaggggTGAAGTCTTACTCCCTTTCCAACCTTGACTTAGGTCAGGAGTACAGACTATAAAGTCCTATTCTTGAGGGAGTGGCCCGGagcaataagagaagaaagcacCTCATTTATTCTAGACAATAACTCTCACTGCCAAAAGGGAGCCCTGCAGGAGCATGTTCAGGGCCTTAACTTGCTTGCCCTTTGTCCCAAAGGCCCCACCGAGTTGCTGAAGGTTTCGGTGAACTAAGCACTTAGGTCATCTAGCATTTAGCAGGAAGGCAGAGCAGGACCCCTTGGGCAACCTGCCCTTAGTGTCACTTTGTCTtatgggttctctctctcttttttattttaaagtttggttttttttttaagattttatttatttatttgacagatagagatcacaagttggcagagaggcagacagagagagagaggaggaagcaggctccccgctgagcagagagcccgatgtggggctccatcccaggaccctgggatcatgacccaagccgaaggcagaggctttaacccattgagccacccaggcgcccctttaatggTTTCTCTTAAGTGAGAGGATGGTGGAGAGCAGTCATGTGATGGTCAGCTGTCAACAGCTTAGCTTCTCTTCTGCTCTGGGAGGACCCACGCGATACTCAGCCTTCCCCAGCATACTTCCATTCTCTCCCTGGTTTCGAATGCACCCACTCCAATCCCTCATCTCTTCTGTCCTGGCTCTTGAATCTACTTCCCTCCTGATATGCAGAAGATCTGTTTTACAAGAATCTTCTGCTGCCTTGAGTTTAGGGATAGGTCTCCAGCTTCTGCCATTCCAAGTGCGTGGCGGCGGTGGGTCTCTGTTCTGTTTGTGAGTAGGTGGAAAGTGCATCCCCATAAAACACAAGAAGGGCTCCTCAGGGGGAAGATGAAGAGTCGCACTTACCATGTTACTCTCTGAAATACTAGAAATACTTGCAATGTCCAGAGTCAGTGCTATCTGAACTGGTTCTCCTAAGGATGAAGAAAACACCAGAAGGACTTACATAGAAACACAGACACACTACATTagcacagtattttaaaaattagaaaatacaaaataacattGGCCTATTGGAAAATTTTAACCACTCTGGAAGTAtataaagtgaaaggaaaatttctctcctccccttgccAGGAAGAAACACTGTGCAGAAtggaaaaaaagtatgaaaaaatttttgtataaaaatgcacaaatataTAAGTAGCTTAACATGTAAGAGAGACCACCCTATGTTCACGAGTGCATATTTTAGAGGATGTAGTGGCATTTGCTACTTCTTTTTTGGAAGATGTTTCCTGTGGTGCTTGCAAGAGGCAAACTGTTTAGAGATGTAGTATGAGATTTAGAAATTTATGCACAGAgatcttttttccctcccctcaaCTAAGTAAATTTACCACAAGATGGCATTCAAGACTGCTCATGGTTGAGCTCTTGCTCACCTCCTGCCACTTCCATACTCTTCCTTTACTCTCCAGAAAGCCTAAACGATTTAGAATTCCAGAACCTTCCCCCTGTGATCTGGGGTACAGATATTGGGCCTCAGGCCAAACTCCTGAGAGTGCTGGTCTCAGCTCTTGAGAAAGAGGCCTTGGGGCCACCATTCTCAGAAGCCAGGCCAGAGCAGTCTGTTTCTCCTCAGACTGTAGATGTGAAAGGAAAGCCCAGGGGTGAGGAAGATGTGAGTTCACAGCTAGGAAAAGTTACTGAATCTTTCAGAACTACAGTTTTCTCCCCTGTGAGTAGGGCTAATGCTAATGACATCATGGTGGCATCGagagggttaaatgagattaGTAAGTGACAGCTTCTTTATAGGGTGGTGGCAAGAGGAAATACGTGAGAAGAAGGTGATCAAAAATAATGATCTGTACAAAGTCCCAGGACTGTGTCTGTCACATAATAATAGAGATTCAATACATGGCActtgccttcccttccctatCACCTCCGTAATCCTAGCTACTTCTGGAAAAGGAACGAATTTACTCACCAGGTTAATAGCTGCAATAGCTTTcacttgaaataaataaaccGGGGTGCCTCAGGGGACTGTGACAATGCATTAaccaggaagaggagaggtgGATTCAAAGGAAGCTTAAAACCATCTAATTGCTAGGAATCAGACAATGCAACCTAATTATTAACTGAAGGAAACCAAGCCATAGAATGTAGGTAGGAATTTGGAAAGGGAGTTTTAGAACcaatgcaattaaaaataattcagctAATACTTGGTGTTAATATTCGGTGGGAGAATGGGAGACTTTGAGGACAGACCCTGGAAGGTGAAGAAGGAGCATGGTGCTAAGTGGCTTTCTGCCCCTCAAGGCAGAAATTAAGACAAGGAGCTTGGAGTCAGAGCGTTTGAATCCCATGCCCACCACTtggtagctgtgtgaccttgagcaaattgcTGAAGCTTTTCGTGCTCCAGTTTCTCACCTATGAAAGAGAGCTATTCATGTCTAGTTCTGAGGGTTGGGTTGGGAAGGTAACAGGATCTATTTTTAAGTGTCTAGAGCACAGTGAACAGTGGGTCAGTGTTATCTGCTCCCTGAGGAACAGGGAGAACAGAACGTGCACAAAAGTCCCCTCCGCTGTGCTGTTCCGTTTGCTTCCAGCTAGTCCAGTCCGGACCTTGCTTCCTTTGGCTTCTTTACGGATCAGAACTTGCTTTCTTCCCCTTGAGTTATAAGAGTGAACTGTGCCACCAGAGGGCAGCTTCCTCCTAGGAAAGAGGTCAAAGCTAGTTCGGGGACAGTGTTCCTAGGGCCTGCTTACATAGCTGCACTCCCGCTACCTCATTCCCTGAGAAACCCTATGGAGGTCTTGTGTCTTAAGGACCTCGAGTGGGCAGACATTACAGAGAACATGGTCCCTCTACGGAATCCCAGGCTGCTACATACGGGTAGGCTCCTTTAGAAGGCAGATTGCCAAGGTGTCGGGGCCTGTGCCTTCCCCTTTTCAGCCCAGGTGGATCTGGGCCTCACACTCCTCCGGTCTACCCCGGATTCAGAATGGGCATTTTGCCCAAGAACCTTGCCTCTTGTTGACCTGTGAGCATGCAACAAGAAGGGCAGTATCCTGGCCTAATTTGGGGTTTGGGAGGCAGAAAAGTTGGACCTAACTAGGGTGTACAGACTCATTTGCTTGTCATTAGTTTTCAGCTGGGCCTGAAGACCAGGGGAGCCTAAAGCCTTCCTAGGTTTGTGAACTTCAGGGTCTCAAGTCTTTATTGTGTGGCCCTGAAAGTGGTCTCTCTGATCTCCAGCTGAGGTGGGTGTGACTGGGCCAGCTGCTGTGCCCTGAAATCTGCTGCAGCACATGCTCTGAGGCCATGCTTGACACGGCTGCGCCCCACcagtgcctgagtgtggcagggATACTAAGGCACACTGTGCCTGGaaggcagggggatgggagaCTCCTCTGATGGGAACCTGGGCTCAAGGTCTCCCTGGAGGCCCTTCCAAACACAGAGAACTGCACCATAGTCTAAGACACCTGTGCCCAaccttcctgccctccctgtctccttcccccaCGGTCAgctttcccctcttcccaccccacaTTCTGTCAGAGGTATTGCCCCAATAAATATCTTGCATGGAGGACGTGCACTAACCCACTAATCCTAGATTTGATCAGAGAATTTTATCatgtgaggggaggagcaggaagaaaggaaaggggattAAAACAGACCCACGCACCCTGATGACGTGGCAGGTGTCATGCTTCGTGTCACCCACTTCGTCTCAGTCAGTCCCTCTGTGAGCTGGAAGatatatccccattttacagaaagggGGCAAGCAGTAGAGACAGGAGCCAAATGGAGGTTTGTTCAACTCCAAGTCTCTCTCTACCACTTTCTGCTGCATAAGGAGATGCTAGCATCCACTTTGGTCAATCTCGTATTTTATAAACAGAGACTGAGACCCTGTGAGGAGGTATGGGATTGgcctcattccctccctccttgcctcATTCTGTCACCAAATACCAACTGAGATCTTGCTCTCTGCCAAGCGCTGGGCTGCTGCTGGTGTTAGTGAGGTAAATAAAGCAAGACCCCCTCAAGGGGCTGCAGCCTAAAGCTGAGGCAGATGTAAAACCAGTAGCATTGCTGGTACCGCCAGGTAATGGCTATGATTTGGAAGCATGTTCCAAACAAAGTATGAAGAATGGGGACAGGGCCTCAAGGAATCAGGgctggcttcccagaggaggaagacTTTGATTTCAGATATGAAAAATCAGCATTTTGCCAGGGAGTCAAGTTGGAAGAAGCCATTCTTAACAGATAAACAGTCTCAACAAAGGCATGGAGCCCAGGGAAGCCGAGGGGGTCAGGGAGTGTTTGGGGTACACTTGTGGCAGGGCAGAGCGGGAGGATTTGGGGCTGGCAACActggcagacagacagaggccGGACTGGGAAGGCCTGGTGTGCCAAGGGGCTCTGGACTCTATGCAGAGGATGCTGGGACATAGGCAGGTGTTCTGAGCAGGCAAAGGGCCCAGGCAGGTCATCCAGGAGGCACAGTTGGGGTTAGCATTGAGTGACTGGGCTGAAAGCTGGAAGGCTGGGTGGTGGGGTCCTGGTGAGTTCCTTAAATAAGGACACTGGAagtgggggcagaaggaagacAGTGTGTGAGGGGTTGTTTAGAAGCTCTGGTCCCCTCCTTAGCAGGGATGAGTATTTCTGCAGTTTGAGAGGCAAAGCACATTCTGGAAAGTAGTGTGGAAATCAGTGGCTGTCCTCACCCTTCCTAGGTCGCAGACCAGAAAATGGAGTCAACCAAAACCTTCTGAAACCCTCCTCTGCATATTGCCTCTGTTCTTGTCCTTTTGAATTAATGTCCTGGATGGACAAAAAGGATGACTTACCACCAAAATTGGGCCTGAGAAATTTGTTATATCCTGCTGTGAGATTCTCAAAGCCGGGCAGGGAGAGCTTGTCACTTCTGCTGACCTCGATGTTGAACTGATTGCCCTGGATACATATCCTGGAAAAGAAAGTGGGTATTGGTGCATGTGCTTATTAAGGTGTGAATAAGTATGTAGACACACAAACTTGAGCTTGTGTTTGCACGTATGTGTGTGCGCTGTGCCCATTACCAGCGGTGACTTTCCCAGAAAGAAATCTCTAATTTTTGGCTGTTAAGTTAATATGTCCCTATCCTACTCCATTTTATTGTCTGCTTGCCAAACGTCATCAGAATGCTGAGGTAATTTGGGAAACAATTCAAGtgtctttagaaaaaagaatttagaaaaaacaaTTCAAGTGTCTTTAGAAAAAAGCACAGGGGTTCATCCATCTATGACCATGTTGGAAGCTTGAGTTCTCCAGATAGAATATACGGCAGGAAGTTATGTTGTCTGGGTGTATCAGGAAGGTGGATAGACTAGGCTTTATTTTGCCACTGGTAAGTCAGAGGACCTGCCACCCTTCCCACTTCATACATATATGCAAAGCAATTCACCAAGGTCATTGTGAGGCAGCAAACTCACCTTGGAGTGAAGAGACTCAGACATATGAAGGTCAAGGGGAGACTGTATTTCATGTTGATAAGGCGCTCGTGCAGAGAGGGACCAAAGTAGAAATCACCTGGGGAAACAAGATGGGAGAGGTGACCCAAAGGGCTCACCTGCTCCAAGCCCAGTTCCATCCCGTGGGTCATCAGCTGCAGTATTTTCTCAGAACGTTGGGGAGCAGGCTCTTTCCACACCTTTTGGTTATAGTTCCTATTCCCTCCATGCCATCCAGGAATGACTTCATTTTGGAGGATCACATCATAAATCCAACCCAAATAAAGGCTGACACCTTGTTTAGAGAGTGGCTCACAAGCCCCAGAAATGCAGCTAGTCATCCTCACCTGTGTATCTGGAGAGCGCTAAGACTGTTCTTTCCCTGTCCTTATCCTGATTTTGCCAGGAAGGACACCCCCAACAATGCACTCACCCTGACAATGCCATTTATccaagggtctaggcctgttaaGCAGGTCATGTAGACAGGAAATGAAAACTTCccaataacaaacaaacaaacttcccAAGAACCTTCCATGTGCCAACGAATACATCAGATGCTTTCCCACGGATCTTCTCACTCCGCTGTCACTGTGCCTTTGTGAGTTGGGTATGTTAATCCCACATTGTGGTGAGGAAAGGGAGACTCACAGAAAGGTCACTGTGAATATCAGAGGAGACTCTGAGCCCAGGCTGGCAGCCTTGCAACCGTGATATTGGcagctctcccaacctcccagaCCTGCTCCCTGGGTGCTCTGCAGCCGTTCAGCCGTTCAGCCGGTTGGGTAAGTGAGCATCGTGTATGCATGAGGATGGTCAGGGAAGACAGGGCCCGGGGGCCTGGTCTCCTCAGGCTTGGGAGTTCCTATCGGGTGTTCCTCCTGAGAGAGCAGCCGGCAGCCAGGCTGGTGAGCCTGCTACCTGTCATGCTGGTGACAGCAGAGTGGGGATTCTTGGGTGCGGCTCAGGGCCTGAGCTGAGGCAGGCAGTCCCAGGGTGGGTCACCCCTTCCTCTGTGGCAACCTCTGTAAACCAGGCCACCTTCAAAAGTCTAGCCATTCTGGGGCTTAAGGTGCCATTCAGCCATTAAGCAACTAATATTAATTTTACGTAGAAAGCAAATACATGCTCAttgcagaaatgaaaacaggatagaGAGGGATAATTAAAAGTGGAAGTCCCAGTGAtctgtcaatgtaggttcatcagtttAATGAATGTCTTACTCTGGCGGGCGAGGTGTTAGTGGGGAAGGCTgtatgtggggtggggtgggaaggctcaattttgctgtgagcccaaaattttcctaaaaaaataaagtgtaaaaacaaacaaaaccccacccCTCCCTCGCCTCTCTCTAGTCTCCCACCTCAATCAGTTGTCTCCTAACAGTTGTGCATTCTATGCATATATT
It includes:
- the LOC123939092 gene encoding gamma-aminobutyric acid receptor subunit pi isoform X2 is translated as MKYSLPLTFICLSLFTPRICIQGNQFNIEVSRSDKLSLPGFENLTAGYNKFLRPNFGGEPVQIALTLDIASISSISESNMDYTATIYLRQRWTDQRLIFEGNKSFTLDARLVEFLWVPDTYIVESKKSFLHEVTVGNRLIRLFSNGTVLYALRITTTVACNMDLSKYPMDTQTCKLQLESWGYDGNDVEFSWLRGNDSVRGLENLRLAQYTIQRYFTFVTRSRQETGNYTRLVLQFELRRNVLYFILETYVPSTFLVVLSWVSFWISLDSVPARTCIGDGKGSRRSQYY